Proteins found in one Miscanthus floridulus cultivar M001 chromosome 4, ASM1932011v1, whole genome shotgun sequence genomic segment:
- the LOC136551789 gene encoding U-box domain-containing protein 12-like: MVARCAHADAGVFRIWPIFSAAALRRKVLEVLTCGGGAGGGDGGGGSSCRGRTAYRSPQRMPRPRPRSDRLAELLRAEEPSECSDEAEADAVARKVEAFEELKGVVGALQDGGEGGGGCMSRVEAAKAVRRKAKDDAGAREMVAMLGAIPPLVAMVDEGGDAAEDITTAALYALLNLGIGNDTNKAAIVQAGAVHKMLRIAEGGASGALTEAVVANFLCLSALDANKPVIGASGAAPFLVRAFQAAECCSTEQARHDALRALLNLSIAPANAPHLLAAGLAPALVAAVGDAAPVTDRALAVLCNLVAACPEGRRAVSRAPDAVPSLVDALNWTDEPGCQEKAAYVLMVLAHRSYGDRAAMVEAGASSALLELTLVGTALAQKRASRILEILRADKGKQVADDASGVVATVSAPQERRCRGEEESVDGEFADAGMSAEKRAVRQLVQQSLQSNMRRIVRRARLPQDFAPASTESLKALTASSTSKSLPF, translated from the exons ATGGTGGCAAGGTGCGCGCACGCCGACGCCGGCGTGTTCCGCATCTGGCCGATCTTCTCCGCCGCCGCGCtgcggaggaaggtgctcgaggtTCTCACGTGCGGCGGCGgtgccggcggcggcgatggaggaGGCGGTTCCTCCTGCCGTGGACGGACGGCGTACCGGTCGCCTCAGCggatgccgaggccgaggccgcggTCGGACAGgctcgcggagctgctcaggGCCGAGGAGCCGTCCGAGTGCAGCGACGAGGCTGAGGCCGATGCGGTGGCCAGGAAGGTGGAGGCGTTCGAGGAGCTGAAGGGCGTGGTCGGGGCGCTCCAGGACGGTGGCGAAGGCGGCGGCGGTTGCATGTCCCGCGTCGAGGCGGCCAAGGCCGTGCGGAGGAAGGCCAAGGACGACGCCGGCGCCAGGGAGATGGTCGCGATGCTCGGCGCCATCCCGCCGCTCGTCGCGATGGTCGACGAGGGAGGCGACGCCGCGGAGGATATCACGACCGCTGCGCTGTACGCGCTGCTGAACTTGGGGATCGGCAATGACAC GAACAAGGCGGCGATCGTGCAAGCCGGAGCCGTGCACAAGATGCTCCGCATTGCGGAGGGCGGCGCGTCTGGCGCGCTAACGGAGGCCGTGGTCGCCAACTTCCTCTGCCTCAGCGCACTCGACGCCAACAAGCCCGTCATCGGCGCGTCCGGCGCCGCGCCCTTCCTCGTGCGCGCGTTCCAGGCCGCCGAGTGCTGCTCCACCGAGCAGGCGCGCCACGACGCGCTGCGCGCGCTCCTGAACCTCTCCATCGCGCCCGCCAACGCGCCGCACCTGCTGGCGGCCGGGCTCGCGCCGGCGCTGGTGGCGGCCGTGGGGGACGCCGCCCCCGTGACGGACCGCGCGCTCGCCGTGCTCTGCAACCTCGTGGCGGCCTGCCCCGAGGGCCGCCGCGCCGTGAGCCGCGCCCCCGACGCGGTGCCGTCCCTCGTCGACGCGCTCAACTGGACCGACGAGCCCGGGTGCCAGGAGAAGGCGGCCTACGTGCTCATGGTCCTGGCGCACCGGAGCTACGGTGACCGCGCGGCCATGGTCGAGGCCGGCGCCTCGTCCGCGCTCCTGGAGCTCACGCTCGTGGGCACGGCACTCGCGCAGAAGCGCGCGTCCAGGATCCTGGAGATCCTCCGCGCCGACAAGGGCAAGCAGGTCGCGGACGACGCCTCAGGCGTCGTGGCGACGGTGTCGGCGCCGCAGGAGCGCAGGTGCCGCGGGGAGGAGGAGTCGGTGGACGGGGAGTTCGCCGACGCCGGCATGAGCGCGGAGAAGCGCGCCGTGCGGCAGCTGGTTCAGCAGAGCCTGCAGAGCAACATGCGCCGCATCGTCCGGCGCGCGCGGCTTCCGCAGGACTTCGCTCCGGCATCGACCGAGAGCCTCAAGGCGCTCActgcctcctccacctccaagaGCCTGCCGTTCTAG